A window of Nicotiana tabacum cultivar K326 chromosome 24, ASM71507v2, whole genome shotgun sequence contains these coding sequences:
- the LOC107773726 gene encoding vacuolar-sorting receptor 1 isoform X2, with the protein MKKKLGFLVCIWFLVIGSCYGRFVVEKNSLRVTSPESIKDVYECAIGNFGVPQYGGTLVGNVAYPKANQKSCKSFESADISFKSKAGSMPVFVLVDRGDCYFTLKAWNAQKAGAAAILVADDRSEPLITMDTPEEEDAQADYLQNITIPSALISQSLGDSIKKQLSKGEMVNINLDWREALPHPDERVEYEFWTNSNDECGPKCENQREFVKNFKGAAQILEQNGYTQFTPHYITWYCPEAFILSKQCKSQCINHGRYCAPDPEQDFSKGYDGKDVVLQNLRQACFYKVANESGKPWLWWDYVTDFAIRCPMKEKKYTKECADQVVKSHGFDVKQIDKCVGDPEADADNPVLKAEQEAQIGKDSRGDVTILPTLVINNRQYRGKLDKGAVLKAICSGFEETTEPAICLTDDIQTNECLESNGGCWQDKAANITACRDTFRGKVCECPMVQGVKFVGDGYTHCEASGALRCGINNGGCWKGTKDGMTFSACIDDHTKGCKCPLGFKGDGVNSCEDIDECKERLACQCPECKCKNTWGGYDCSCKGNLLYMHEHDTCISKDVKTEFSWGLVWVIILGLAAAGVGAYAVYKYRIRRYMDSEIRAIMAQYMPLDNQGEVPNHVSHGNV; encoded by the exons ATGAAGAAAAAGCTAGGGTTTTTAGTGTGTATTTGGTTTCTTGTAATTGGGTCATGTTATGGTAGATTTGTGGTTGAAAAGAATAGCTTGAGAGTAACTTcaccagaatcaatcaaagatgtGTATGAGTGTGCAATTGGGAATTTTGGGGTCCCACAATATGGAGGAACACTGGTTGGTAATGTTGCGTACCCTAAAGCTAATCAAAAGTCATGTAAGAGCTTTGAAAGTGCTGATATTTCATTTAAATCTAAGGCTGGTAGCATGCCTGTCTTTGTTCTTGTTGATCGCGGAG ACTGCTATTTCACACTAAAGGCTTGGAATGCTCAAAAGGCTGGAGCTGCTGCTATTCTTGTTGCCGATGATCGCAGTGAACCTTTGATTACCATGGACACTCCCGAGGAAGAGGACGCACAGGCGGATTATCTGCAAAATATAACTATTCCGTCAGCTCTAATTAGTCAATCTCTTGGGGATAGCATTAAGAAGCAACTGTCTAAAGGGGAGATGGTTAACATAAACCTTGATTGGAGAGAGGCGCTTCCACATCCCGATGAAAGAGTTGAGTACGAGTTTTGGACAAACAGTAATGATGAGTGTGGCCCTAAGTGTGAGAACCAGAGAGAGTTTGTCAAAAACTTCAAAGGCGCCGCCCAGATACTCGAGCAGAACGGATATACGCAGTTCACTCCCCATTACATAACGTGGTATTGTCCTGAGGCATTTATTTTGAGCAAGCAATGCAAGTCTCAGTGCATCAACCATGGAAGATACTGTGCTCCGGATCCTGAGCAAGACTTCAGCAAAGGTTATGATGGGAAGGATGTTGTTTTGCAAAATTTGCGCCAAGCTTGCTTTTACAAGGTTGCCAATGAAAGTGGCAAGCCCTGGTTGTGGTGGGACTATGTTACTGACTTTGCAATCCGGTGTCCAATGAAAGAGAAGAAGTACACGAAAGAGTGTGCAGATCAAGTAGTCAAATCACATG GCTTTGATGTAAAACAGATAGATAAATGCGTTGGAGATCCTGAAGCAGATGCTGACAACCCTGTTCTAAAGGCTGAACAAGAAGCGCAG ATTGGCAAGGACTCACGTGGAGATGTGACTATCTTGCCAACTCTTGTGATTAACAACAGACAGTACAGAG GCAAACTGGACAAGGGAGCAGTTCTCAAGGCTATTTGTTCCGGTTTTGAGGAGACAACAGAGCCTGCAATTTGTTTAACCGATG ACATACAAACAAATGAGTGCTTAGAGTCAAATGGTGGGTGCTGGCAGGACAAGGCTGCTAACATTACTGCATGCCGG GATACTTTCCGTGGGAAAGTATGTGAATGCCCAATGGTTCAGGGAGTAAAATTTGTTGGTGATGGTTATACTCACTGTGAAG CATCTGGAGCATTACGCTGTGGAATAAATAATGGAGGTTGTTGGAAGGGAACCAAGGACGGCATGACATTTTCTGCTTGCATA GATGACCACACAAAGGGTTGTAAATGTCCACTTGGATTCAAAGGAGATGGAGTGAATAGTTGTGAAG ATATTGATGAATGCAAAGAAAGGCTAGCATGCCAGTGCCCAGAGTGCAAATGCAAGAACACATGGGGTGGTTATGACTGCAGTTGCAAAGGCAATTTGTTGTACATGCACGAACATGACACGTGTATAA GCAAGGATGTCAAAACAGAATTTAGCTGGGGCCTTGTTTGGGTTATCATCTTGGGTTTGGCAGCTGCAGGAGTTGGAGCATATGCTGTGTACAAGTATAGGATCCGG AGATACATGGATTCAGAGATCCGCGCCATCATGGCACAGTATATGCCTTTGGATAATCAAGGAGAGGTACCTAATCATGTTTCCCACGGAAATGTCTGA
- the LOC107773726 gene encoding vacuolar-sorting receptor 1 isoform X1 codes for MKKKLGFLVCIWFLVIGSCYGRFVVEKNSLRVTSPESIKDVYECAIGNFGVPQYGGTLVGNVAYPKANQKSCKSFESADISFKSKAGSMPVFVLVDRGDCYFTLKAWNAQKAGAAAILVADDRSEPLITMDTPEEEDAQADYLQNITIPSALISQSLGDSIKKQLSKGEMVNINLDWREALPHPDERVEYEFWTNSNDECGPKCENQREFVKNFKGAAQILEQNGYTQFTPHYITWYCPEAFILSKQCKSQCINHGRYCAPDPEQDFSKGYDGKDVVLQNLRQACFYKVANESGKPWLWWDYVTDFAIRCPMKEKKYTKECADQVVKSHGFDVKQIDKCVGDPEADADNPVLKAEQEAQIGKDSRGDVTILPTLVINNRQYRGKLDKGAVLKAICSGFEETTEPAICLTDDIQTNECLESNGGCWQDKAANITACRDTFRGKVCECPMVQGVKFVGDGYTHCEASGALRCGINNGGCWKGTKDGMTFSACIDDHTKGCKCPLGFKGDGVNSCEDIDECKERLACQCPECKCKNTWGGYDCSCKGNLLYMHEHDTCINAGKDVKTEFSWGLVWVIILGLAAAGVGAYAVYKYRIRRYMDSEIRAIMAQYMPLDNQGEVPNHVSHGNV; via the exons ATGAAGAAAAAGCTAGGGTTTTTAGTGTGTATTTGGTTTCTTGTAATTGGGTCATGTTATGGTAGATTTGTGGTTGAAAAGAATAGCTTGAGAGTAACTTcaccagaatcaatcaaagatgtGTATGAGTGTGCAATTGGGAATTTTGGGGTCCCACAATATGGAGGAACACTGGTTGGTAATGTTGCGTACCCTAAAGCTAATCAAAAGTCATGTAAGAGCTTTGAAAGTGCTGATATTTCATTTAAATCTAAGGCTGGTAGCATGCCTGTCTTTGTTCTTGTTGATCGCGGAG ACTGCTATTTCACACTAAAGGCTTGGAATGCTCAAAAGGCTGGAGCTGCTGCTATTCTTGTTGCCGATGATCGCAGTGAACCTTTGATTACCATGGACACTCCCGAGGAAGAGGACGCACAGGCGGATTATCTGCAAAATATAACTATTCCGTCAGCTCTAATTAGTCAATCTCTTGGGGATAGCATTAAGAAGCAACTGTCTAAAGGGGAGATGGTTAACATAAACCTTGATTGGAGAGAGGCGCTTCCACATCCCGATGAAAGAGTTGAGTACGAGTTTTGGACAAACAGTAATGATGAGTGTGGCCCTAAGTGTGAGAACCAGAGAGAGTTTGTCAAAAACTTCAAAGGCGCCGCCCAGATACTCGAGCAGAACGGATATACGCAGTTCACTCCCCATTACATAACGTGGTATTGTCCTGAGGCATTTATTTTGAGCAAGCAATGCAAGTCTCAGTGCATCAACCATGGAAGATACTGTGCTCCGGATCCTGAGCAAGACTTCAGCAAAGGTTATGATGGGAAGGATGTTGTTTTGCAAAATTTGCGCCAAGCTTGCTTTTACAAGGTTGCCAATGAAAGTGGCAAGCCCTGGTTGTGGTGGGACTATGTTACTGACTTTGCAATCCGGTGTCCAATGAAAGAGAAGAAGTACACGAAAGAGTGTGCAGATCAAGTAGTCAAATCACATG GCTTTGATGTAAAACAGATAGATAAATGCGTTGGAGATCCTGAAGCAGATGCTGACAACCCTGTTCTAAAGGCTGAACAAGAAGCGCAG ATTGGCAAGGACTCACGTGGAGATGTGACTATCTTGCCAACTCTTGTGATTAACAACAGACAGTACAGAG GCAAACTGGACAAGGGAGCAGTTCTCAAGGCTATTTGTTCCGGTTTTGAGGAGACAACAGAGCCTGCAATTTGTTTAACCGATG ACATACAAACAAATGAGTGCTTAGAGTCAAATGGTGGGTGCTGGCAGGACAAGGCTGCTAACATTACTGCATGCCGG GATACTTTCCGTGGGAAAGTATGTGAATGCCCAATGGTTCAGGGAGTAAAATTTGTTGGTGATGGTTATACTCACTGTGAAG CATCTGGAGCATTACGCTGTGGAATAAATAATGGAGGTTGTTGGAAGGGAACCAAGGACGGCATGACATTTTCTGCTTGCATA GATGACCACACAAAGGGTTGTAAATGTCCACTTGGATTCAAAGGAGATGGAGTGAATAGTTGTGAAG ATATTGATGAATGCAAAGAAAGGCTAGCATGCCAGTGCCCAGAGTGCAAATGCAAGAACACATGGGGTGGTTATGACTGCAGTTGCAAAGGCAATTTGTTGTACATGCACGAACATGACACGTGTATAA atgcAGGCAAGGATGTCAAAACAGAATTTAGCTGGGGCCTTGTTTGGGTTATCATCTTGGGTTTGGCAGCTGCAGGAGTTGGAGCATATGCTGTGTACAAGTATAGGATCCGG AGATACATGGATTCAGAGATCCGCGCCATCATGGCACAGTATATGCCTTTGGATAATCAAGGAGAGGTACCTAATCATGTTTCCCACGGAAATGTCTGA